GCGGCCGCTTCCTGGCCCATGTGCAAAGCCAGAACGTGCCCATGTTCGAGCGGCTGTACTGGACCGCGTTGGAAGCGATGAACCTGCACGGCCGACCGCACCACCGCATGCAGGCCGACCTGGCGCACTACCCGCCCTGCGACCGGCCCTACGCCGGCTTCGTCACCCGCACGTCTGCCTGAGAACGCGGGCATGAACGCCAATGCGCTCTGCGAAGCCTTGCGCGCCAGCCGCGGTTTCGCCCACAAGCGGGACATCGCCGACGTCATGCGCCGGCTGTCGCCGGTGCTGCCGGGCGGCGCCACGCCGCAGGGCGTGCGGGTGGGCGACGACTGCGCCGCCATCGCCGACGGCGACGGCCACCTGCTCTTCGCCATCGAGGGCTTCGTCGAGGACTTCGTGCAGCGCGAGCCCTGGTTCGCCGGCTGGTGCGGCGTGATGGTCAACCTGAGCGACATCGCCGCCATGGGCGGCCGCCCGGTCGCGGTGGTCGATGCGCTGTGGAGCGACGGCGCGGCCCAGGGCGCACCGGTGCTCGACGGCCTGGCCGAGGCCTCGCGGCGCTACGGCGTGCCCATCGTCGGCGGGCACAGCAACCACCGCAGCCCGCGCCCGCAGCTCGCCGTCGCCGTGCTCGGCCGAGCACAGCGCCTGCTCACCAGCTTCGACGCCCGGCCGGGCGACGTGCTGCTGGCCGCCGTCGACCTGCGCGGGCGCTGGCACGACCCCTGGCCGTACTGGGACGCCGCCACCACCGCGCCGGCCGAACGCCTGCGCGGCGACCTGGCGCTGCTGCCCGCCATCGCCGAGGCCGGCCTGTGCGACGCCGCCAAGGACATCAGCATGGCCGGCGTGGTCGGCACCGCGCTGATGCTGCTGGAATGCTCCGGCGTCGGCGCCCGGCTCGACCTGTCCGAGCTGCCGCGGCCGGACGGGCTGACCCCCGACGACGAGGCCGGCTGGCTGCGCTGGCTCACCGCCTTTCCCAGCTTCGGCTTCCTGCTCAGCGTGGCGCCGTCGCGGGTGGCGGCGGTGCAGCAGCGCTTCGCCGCGCGCGGCATCGCCTGCGGCGCCATCGGCGACGTGCGGGCCGGGCCGGAGGTGAGCCTGCGGCACCGGGGCACCGAGGCCCTGCTCTGGCACCTGGTCGAGCAGCCCTTCATCACGGCGGGCGTCGGCCATGGCTGAGCCGCTGCGCATCGCGCTGCTCACCCACTCGGTGAACCCGCGTGGCGGCGTGGTGCACGTGCTGGAGCTCGGCCGGGCGCTGATGCAGCGCGGCCATGCGGTGACGGTGGTCGCCCCGGCCACCGCGGGGCAGCGGCTCTTCCGCGACACGCCCTGCCGCGTCGAGCTGGCACGCTGCCCCTCGCCGCCGGCGGACGCCAACCTGCGCTGGACCGTGCGCAGCCGCATCGATGCCGTGCGCACGCACCTGCGCGCGCTGCGGGCCGGCGAGGCGTTCGACGTCTTCCACGCCCACGACGGCATCGGCGCCAACGCCCTGGCCGACCTGGCCGAGGCCGGCGACGTTCCCGGCTACCTGCGCACCGTGCACCACGTGGACCGCTTCCCCGACGCGCAGGTGCAGGCCTGGGAGACGCGGTCCATCCGCGGCGCCGCGCGCCTGCTGGCCGTCAGCGCGGTGTGGTGCGAGCGGCTGG
The sequence above is a segment of the Aquabacterium sp. J223 genome. Coding sequences within it:
- a CDS encoding sll0787 family AIR synthase-like protein yields the protein MNANALCEALRASRGFAHKRDIADVMRRLSPVLPGGATPQGVRVGDDCAAIADGDGHLLFAIEGFVEDFVQREPWFAGWCGVMVNLSDIAAMGGRPVAVVDALWSDGAAQGAPVLDGLAEASRRYGVPIVGGHSNHRSPRPQLAVAVLGRAQRLLTSFDARPGDVLLAAVDLRGRWHDPWPYWDAATTAPAERLRGDLALLPAIAEAGLCDAAKDISMAGVVGTALMLLECSGVGARLDLSELPRPDGLTPDDEAGWLRWLTAFPSFGFLLSVAPSRVAAVQQRFAARGIACGAIGDVRAGPEVSLRHRGTEALLWHLVEQPFITAGVGHG